The Syntrophorhabdaceae bacterium genomic interval AATATCACATACCTCCGCAGGTCAAACACTATGGAAACAGCAGATAATAATCCCCTCGTGTCGATCGTTATCCCCACCTACAACTATGCAAACTATCTGCCGGCAGCGATCACTTCGTGTCTTCAGCAGACATACAAAAACCTCGAGATCATCGTTGTCGACGACGGTTCAACGGATAATACCCGCGCGGTCGTTGAAGGGTTTCGTGACAGCGTCCGGTACATCCGTCAGGACAACCGTGGCGTCTCGTCGGCAAGGAACAGAGGGCTTGAGGGAGCACAAGGCAGCTTCATCACCTTCCTTGATGCCGACGATGCCCTGACGACAGACTCTATCGAGATGCGGGTCCTGATCCTTACCGAAAACAAAGACGCTGACTTTGTTATCAGTTCCACCCTTTCCAAACACGCTCCCGATGAGACGCCGTACCTCCATGATAAAACGGGACAAAGCTTTTTTTCAGAAAGGTTGTACGAAGACCTTCTTTGCAGGCGCATCTCCTTTGCCACCTGCGCGGTCCTCATGCGCACCGTCGTCGCGAAGGCGTTCGCTTTTCCTACGCACATATCGAACGGCGAGGATATCGTCTATTTCACCAAGGTCTTTTTTCAGAGAAAGGGCTATTTCCTTGCCACGCCTACGGCCATCACCTTCAGCCATCCTGACAGCCTCCGTCATAATGTCGAACAACTGAAAAGACAGGGTATCGATTTTGTAACGGCTGTTATCGACGATCTTTATTATAAAGGAGCCCTCGACTACCTCCGCAACGACCTCATCGCCAACCGCTATATGGAGCTCTTCAGGAGATACTACGCGTCAGGCGACAAGAGGCTTGCCAGAGAGTGTTACATAAAAGGGATCAGAACAAAACCCGGCAAGCTGTCCAGGATAGATTATCTCGTAAAGTTTATAAAGATGTATTTCTGATAGCGGTCAGCTATTAGCAGCTAAATAATAGCTCGTAGAAAATCGTATATTGTAGTTCGTATATCGTAGACCGAAAGAGGCCTTAGATGCTGCTTTTGCAGTCCACTATATACGATATACTATCGACTATCGACTGGCTTTCTGCTATTCACTATCGACTATTTACTGCCTTTACCCCGTTTTGAGTCTGCGGCTTCTTTACATATCCTTTCCATCGCCGCTGCGTTTTTTTCGATAGTAAAGTCTTCAAGCTTCGCCCGGGCGGCTGCACCCATGGAGCGCATGCGATCCCTGTCCAGCAATGCCTTTATTGCCGATGCGAGGCTCGCGACATCCCGTGGTTCGTCAATGACATAGCCTTCGTTTTCAGAGATGAGGGTCGCCGCGCCGTTCCACTTCGTTGTGATCGTCGGAAGCCCCGATGCCATAGACTCCATCGTTGTCAGTGAACAGGCGTCATAGAAGGTAGGATGCACAAGTATATGGGCATCCCGGTAGACATTCTCCGGCGAAGAAGATTCTCCGAGAAAGGTCACATTGTTCGCTATGTTCAATGCGTCTATCATTTTTATATATCTTTCTTTTCTCCCCCTGCCCATGACAATGAGGCGGAAGTCTTTTGTCTCTTTTGAAACCTCACCGAGCGCAGAAAGCAGCGGGGAAAGCCCTTTTAGCCTGAAATTCCCTGCTGAGAAGAGTATCCTCGGGGGACCATCAGGTATCACTGCTGCCGGCCTGAAGCGTTCCGTATCCACGCCATTGTACACAACGTCTATGCTGTCATCGGCCAGATTATAATGTCCGGCCATATGCCCTTTTATCATATCGGAGATGGCAACGATCCTGGAATATCTCCTGCTCCTGATAGGGAATTCTTCTATCCAGCGTTGTATCATCTGGTTGATGCTTCTGCGCAGAAGGAACGCCTTCAAGGAACGCTCCTTCGGATCGTCGTAACTTGCGATCTCCCTCTCCATCCAGATACGCTGTATGCCACCGTGGCTCTGGTATACATCGAGATCGAGGGTATTGCCGAAACCGAGCATTACATCAAGGTTAAAGAGCCTGACGTACTTCCTGTGGTTCAGCGCGAACGATAGGGTCCTGAGCCAGCGCGGGAACGGCATTGTGTTGAACCTCACCAGGGTGATCCCCGGCACCTCTATCCCCATCGAGCAGAAGATAAAGATCTCATGCCCTCTCCGGCTCAGGATCGTGGCGAGGTCATATGCATATCGTTCTGCGCCGCCTTTCTTCGGATTAAAATTATAGACCGCTATACCTATCTTCATGGTGTTACGTTCAGTTTAGGAGAATTTTTTCTTTTCCCCATAAGCATAAGCCTTTCATAAAAATCTTTCAGTTGTCCGGCCTGCGCCCGGTAATCCCATTTCTCCCTGGCTATTCTCGCTGCATTGGCCCCAAAGGTCTTTCTCATACCCTCGTCCCAGAGGAGGGTTTCCATCTTCTTCGAAAGGTCATCTGCATCCCAGGTCGTAATAAAACCTGTTTTCCCGTTATCGACAAGCTCCGGGAGCATGCCCGCATCTGAGACTATGGCAGGTCTTCCCATGCCCATGACCTCCCGCAGCGCCCTCGCCGAGCCGTCACTCCCCGCCCTCATCATCACAAAGATATCGAAGGTCGCGATAACGGAAAAATAGTCCTCCACCCTGTACCCCGCAAGGATAACATCCTGCTCAAGGCCAAGCTCTGCCAGCGGCCTTTTTATACTCTTCTCTATCTGAGAACTCCTGCCCATGATAAGGAGCTTGACCTTGCCCTGACGGTCTTTCAACTTCTTAAACGCCCTGAGTATGATGTCGTACCCACGGTCAGGCTTGAGGCGCCCGATAACACCGATGACCCTCTCGTCCGGTTTTATGCCGAAAACATTCCGCATTTTTTTTACAGGACCCTCATATGCCCTTATCGCGGGCGGAACAGCGGATGTCCTTGCGTCGGGGAAATCGAATCTTTTTATATCCTGCTTCCGCAGTTTTTCGCTGTACGTTACGATACCGTCCGTCTTACGGAGCGCCCAGGACATAAAAAGATTATCCGGCATACCGTCTCTCTTGTGGTCTGTCCGTATTATCAGGGGCCGCGTACCAGCGAAAAGCGTCGAAATAACGGCGGTGTAATGGTCGTGGGAAAGGTTCGTATGGATAATATCGACATTTTCCCTGCTGACATAATCTTTTAAATGCTGCATATCGTGGTACCAGTCCCGAAAAGAAAAATACCTGTTCAGTCTCAGCCCCTCATAATACCGTATTGCCCTCTGTTTTACCTGCTTTTCAACGGTCCTCTCGTGAAACTCAAGGGGAGTTTTCCGATATGCAAGGGTTACGTCGACCCCCTGGACGTTCAGTGCTTCACAGAGCGAAACTACAGGTTCAGCCGGTCCCGTCCACTTCCAGTCACTAAATAATTGGAGGATTTTCATAGACCGTAAAATCCCCGTATGCACTTGCACACATGGATTATCTCGTCCTGTTTCAACGTTGGGTACATAGGCAGCGAAATAATCTCCCTGGCAACCTGTTCTGCGTTGGTGAAAGACCCTTCCTTGAAACCGAGACTGCTGTATGCGCCCTGGAGATGTATCGGCGTAGGGTAATGGATAAGCGTCATGACGCCATTGTCGCTTAAGTACTGACGAAGACTGTCGCGCTCCTTCGACCTCACAACGTAAAGATGGTATACGTGACGCGCCCAGGAAGCCTCTGTGGGGAGAATGAGCGGTGAGTTCTCAAGTTCCTTCCGGTACAACCATGCATTGTGTCGCCTTTTTTCATTCCAGTAATCGAGTTGTTTCAATTTATATTTAAGGAATGCTGCCTGGACCTCATCAAGTCTCGAATTGAAACCCTCTATCGCGTGGACATGCTTATCCGTCTGGCCATAGTTCCTGAGCATCATAGCCCTCCGGTATATCTCTTCGGAATCAGTAACAACAATACCCCCATCTCCATAACAACCGAGGTTCTTGGTGGGATAGAAGCTGAAGGCAGCGACATCACCAAAACTACCCACCTTCTTCTCTTTGTACAGCGCCCCGTGGGCCTGACAGGCATCTTCCATGACCTTCACGCCATAGGTTTTACAGACCCTCATTATCTCATCCATTCTGCACGGGTGGCCGTACAGGTGGACGGGTATGCAGAGCTTGATGTCCTTTTCCCTTTTTAAAAGGTCTTCCAGCTTTTCGGGGTCTATGTTGTACGTCTCAAGTTCAATATCACAGAAGAGCGGGACCAGACCTTGCATAGAGAGCGCCATTGCGGAAGCGACATACGTGTTAGGGGTTGTTACAAACTTATCCCCTGCCTTCAGATCAAGGGCAAGACCGCCGATACGGATTGCGTCGGTGCCGTTTCCAACACCTATTGCGTATTTTACCCCGATATATGAAGCGAAAGACTCTTCCAGGGCCTTCACCTCTTTTCCCTGTATAAACTCACCATCCGACAGGACATCCTCAAAGATCCTGAGCAGGTCTTTTTTTATGTCCTCGTGGTCTCGTTCCAGATTAAACATCTTTACGATCATAATTGCATTCCCCTTGTTGAATCCGTCAGACGTGAGCCGAGGAAGCCCGGCCCACTGATAGTATATCGTATATCGTATTTCGTATATCGTATATCGAGATTCTCAAAAGGACTTTCGGCAAGGCCCCTGCGGGGCAGTTGAGCGTTCGGAGTTCGAAGTAAAAACCAAATGTAAAAGGCTGTACTAACCCGGGTATTCCGCTTTCTGCTCCTCTCACCCTCTCATCCTCTGCTCTCCTGATTTTCATCGTCCCTCGTCCTAGCGCAGCGGACGTCCCTCGTCCCTCGTTCTTCATCGCCAGTATTCCTTTTTATATTTCTTGTAGTACGCCACGGTCTTGCGGATCCCCTCATCCAGAGATGTTTTCGGTTCCCATTTGACTATCTTTTTTATGTGGCTGATGTCCGCGTAGTAATCCCCGGGCTCAACCTCTTTTCTTTCCCGGGTAAATTCAGTAAATTTTGTCTTTCCTGTCCCTGTAATCTTGACAATTGTTTTCGCAAGGTCATAGAAACTGACCGGCGATCCGGTTCCCACATTAAAGACCTTTCCGTAGGCAGCATCCGTCATCGCCGTCATCAACATACATTCCACAAGGTCATCAACATAGAGAAAATCCCTGAGGATACGTCCATCACCGAAGACAGGGATGGCTTCGTTGTCCATCGCCTTACGTATAAACCAGTTGAAGACGCCGTATTCATCATGCATCATCTGATGCCGGGGTCCGTAGGTATTTGTAATCCTCAGGCAGGCGCCCCTGATCTTATAGACATCGTCGTAAACGAGAACCATCTTTTCGGCCGTGAGGTTGGTAACGGCATAGATCCCCTTCGGGTTTGTCGGGTGGTCTTCATCGACGGGGAGCTTGACGCTCGATCCATATTCCCCGCGGGTACCCGCGAAGATGACCCTCGTACCGATGTTATGCCGGCGAAGGGCCTCGAGCAGAACGAGCGTACCCTTGCAGTTGATATCGAGGTCCTGTATCGGGTTGCGCATACTGTCAACGTGGTTTACCTGTCCGGCAAGGTGAAAAACGTAATCCTTCCCCTTCACAAGGTGGTTCATTGAGAGTTCATTTCTCACATCGGAAAAATTCACCTTTACCTTATCTGCGATATCCTTAACATTGAAGAGGCTCCCGCCCTGTCTCGGAAGCATGTTGTCAATGATCGTTACGCGGGCGCCGAGCCTGACAAGCGCTATAGCGAGATTGCTGCCGATAAACCCCAGCCCTCCCGTGATGAGCACTTCCTTATTTCTGAATTTCTTCATTCCTCCCATATCTTCTCTCCATTTCCCATAGTTTCGCATGTTTCATAAAGACATAGTACATCGTCGAAGCACAGATGATGACTCCCGGTATGCCGTCAAGAAAACCCATCTTGAAGATATAGTCCCGGAAAAAACGGTAAACCGGTCTTGTGAGCATATTAAAAAGGTGAAAATGGCGGTTTGATTTATAGAGGTCGTCTGCGAATGCCCCTGAATAGCGGTCTATTGTCCTGATCTGATGCGCCGTGTCCGCGTATGGTATATGCATGTAATGGCTTTTCAGCCTCCCTATCTTCCCTTCAACATGGACCTTCGCGTGGATACCGCCCTGCCAGCTGCCCCTGTCCTTTTTATACAGTCGTATCTCGTAATCGGGATACCAGCCGCCATGCCTGATCTCCCTGCCGAGATAGATGTTTCTCCTGTAAGCGATAAAACCATTGTATGGGGTATCGTCGGCAACAATGCCGGCTACCTCTGTTTTAAATTCCTCCGTAAGCCATTCGTCAGCATCGATAAAGAGCACCCAGATGTTACTGCACAGGTTTTGGGCTGACTGGTATTTCTCTCGCTGGTCTGTTGTGTCGAACTGATAAAGCTTATCGGTATATCTCTGGATCGTCTCGATTGCCCCGTCAGTGCTGTGGGAATCAACGACAATAACCTCGTCGGCCCAGCCGGAGACACTCTTCAATGCCCCCTCGATCGTTGTATTGTTGTTGAAGGTGATCATGTAGACGGANNNNNNNNNNNNNNNNNNNNNNNNNNNNNNNNNNNNNNNNNNNNNNNNNNNNNNNNNNNNNNNNNNNNNNNNNNNNNNNNNNNNNNNNNNNNNNNNNNNNGGATCGTCTCGATTGCCCCGTCAGTGCTGTGGGAATCAACGACAATAACCTCGTCGGCCCAGCCGGAGACACTCTTCAATGCCCCCTCGATCGTTGTATTGTTGTTGAAGGTGATCATGTAGACGGAGAGGGGCAGCGGAGAGCGAAGAGCGGAGAGCGGAGAGTTGCTGTCTTTCATGGCTGTCATAAGGAATATTTGTTACATTACACCAAAAAGTGCTTGAAATCAAACAGAGAATGAAGAAAAACAAGGCTATAACGGGGAGAATCGGATTGAGTATGGGGAGAATCAGGATTAGCTTAACCTTAGCCTTAACCTTAGCCTGCTTTTCTATTGACACTACATCATTGTTATTTCCTTAAGACCGTCTTATATTTAAATATCATTTCGTACGATTGGAGGCAATATGCCTGAAAAGATTGAACTCCCTATTACCGGTATGAGTTGCGCGGCATGCGCTGCGCGTATCGAAAAGGAATTGAACAAACTCGACGACATCGGGGAGGCCCATGTCAATTTCCCCTTGAAAAAGGCTGTTATCATCCCCAAAAGAGAGCTTGAGATGAAAGAGGTTATCTCTATTATCCGGGATATAGGCTACGACGTTGATATTGAAGGGGATGTGACGATCAGGGCCCAGAAAGAAGAGGCAGTGCTGAAAAGGGATTTTATATGGTCGGTCTCGTTCAGCGCCGTTATCATGGTCTTTTCCATGTGGGTGGTCCTGCCATACAACAATTTTGTACTCCTCCTTCTCGCCATGCCTGTTCAGTTTTACTTCGGCTTGAGGTTCCATAAATCGACCCTTTTAAATCTCAAGCATTTCACTGCCGATATGAATACCCTCATATCCGTTGGTACATCGGCCGCGTTTTTCTACAGCGCCTTCGTGACATTTTTTCCTCACGTTATTGCTGCGGCAGGTGTAATGCCCATGACGTACTTCGATTCGAGCGCCACGATCATCACGCTTATACTTCTTGGAAGATATTTTGAATCAAAGGCAAAGACAAGGACCTATACGGCGATCAAGATGCTCTATGAGCTCTCACCAAAAGAGTGCGTTGTCCTGAAAGACAATAAAGAGACCCGTGTGCCGACAGATTCCCTCGAGGTCGGCGACAGGGTGCTCGTCCGGCCGGGAGAGAAGATACCGATCGATGGGGAAGTGGCGGAAGGGAAGACCTATGTTGACGAATCGATGATAACCGGTGAAAGCATGCCCGTCTCCAAAACTATTGGTGATGAGGTTATCGGCGGGACGATAAACGGGAAGGGCTCTATTACGGTTAAAACAATACGGATCGGGAAAGATACGGTCCTTGCGAAGGTCATCCGTCTTGTGGAAGAGGCTCAGTTCACGAAAGCGCCGGTCCAGCGACTCGCCGACAAGGTTGCGGGTGTATTTGTGCCGATTGTTATACTTATAAGCATCGCTGCATTTGTTGTGTGGTTTATCGCCGGTCCTGACCCGAAGATCACAAACGCCCTCCTCTCTTTTGTGAGCGTCCTTATCATCGCCTGTCCCTGTGCCCTCGGACTTGCTACGCCAACCGCCATCATGGTATCCACCGGCGTGGGGGCCAAAAGAGGGATCCTGATAAAAAATGCAGAGTCCCTCGAATTGACAAATAAGGTTCAGCATGTACTGTTCGACAAAACAGGAACGCTCACCGAGGGCGTGATCGTTCTTTCTGAGATAATCCCTCTTAACCATTTTGCCGGGAAGGACATTTTGTACATCGCCTTTAACCTGGAAAAACAGTCTGAACATCCGTTCTCTGAGGCGTTGAGGAAGAAGGCTGAAGAACTGAAGATCGAAGCAGTGAAGGTTGATGATTTTGAAGCAATCGTCGGGAAGGGCATCAGGGGAAAGGTCGACGGCAGGGAATATTTCATCGGTAATGTGGCTCTCTATGAGGATACGGGGAAGACACTCGACCAAGCAATACGGGAGAGCTATCACGAAAAAGAGAGGCAAGGAACATCCCCGGTACTCGTATGGGGCAAAGAGAACCTTATGGGGATCCTCACTTTCAGCGACAGGGTAAGGGATGAGGCCCGGGGGGTGGTAAAGGACCTGAAAGACATGGGTATAACATCAGCGATGATTACCGGCGATAGTATGGAAGGGGCAAAAACGATCAGCGAGAAGGTCGGCATCGACACATATTTCTATCGTATCCTCCCGGACAAAAAGGCTGAGATAGTGGAAGATTTTAAAAAGAAGGGCATCACGGTGATGGTGGGAGACGGGATTAACGACGCACCGTCCCTTGCGACGGCCCATGTTGGTGTTGCGATGGGAAAAGGAACTGATATTGCCATTGAATCTGCGGATATTGTACTTATGAAAGGTCAGCTTTCCCGGCTCGTCACCCTCATCAAACTGTCAAAAAAGACCCTCTGGATCATCAAGGAGAATCTTTTCTGGGCATTTATTTACAATATTATCGGCATCCCCATAGCGTTCGGCGCATTGTATCCCTTTTTTGGCATACGGCTGGAGCCGATGTTCGGCGCTATGGCAATGGTCATAAGCTCCATCTCGGTCGTGAGCAATTCATTGCGGCTGAAGCTGTTCAGGGAATAAAGGGACGAGCATCGGCGCCTGGCTCTTCCCCGCAAACACGCTCATACGCTCCAGCGGCTTACATTCGCTCGCGTTCGGCTTCGGAACTTTTGCATATTCATGCAAAAGACCGAGCTTCCTCGCCTCACGACGGTTTGCTAAAGGAAAGCCCGACACCGATGCTCTAAGGCGAAGCGTCTATGTTTAAAACTTTTCACTTTTCACCTTTCACAGTATCAATTGGAGGGGGCGACCGAGTACCCGCCTGCGGGTGTACCGGTAATAGCAGGCAACGAAGTTATATGAAGGAAGACAAATTGGTCTGAAAAAAAACGGGTTGGCTAATTTGGCCAACCCGCTTGATTGTCAAGATAATGGCTGGGAGACAAGGATTTGAACCTTGATTCACGGAGTCAGAGTCCGTTGTCCTGCCGTTGAACGATCTCCCAGTAGAAGACTGTTTATCGGGGACGTTATTCCGTTGTTTCTGTTCCTGTTTCTTTTTTCGGCGCCTTCTTTCTCGGTTTTTTTTCTTTTGTTTCTGTCTTTTCGGTTTTCTCTTTTGCTGCCTTTTCTTTCTTGATAGGTTTTTCTTTCTTTTCTGCTTTTGGTTTGGCTTTCGTTGCCTTTTCCTTTTTCTTCTCTTCCTTTTCCTTTTTCTCTTCTTTCTCTTTTTTCTGGGTAAGTTCTATGATAGCCATCGGGGCGTTGTCGCCTTTTCTGCTGCCGATCTTAAGGACCCGTGTGTACCCTCCGCTGGTCGCTGTATACCGTTCGCCTATGTCGGTAAAAAGCTTCCGTACGATCTCCTTGTCCCTTAAGATTGCGAAGGCAAGCCTCATGGAGTGCATATCTTTCCTTTTCGCCAGGGTAATGAGTTTGTCGGCAACCCTCTTCAGCTCCATGGCCTTCGGGTTCGTGGTCTTTATACTCTCATGATCGAAAAGGGCATTCGCCAGGTTCTGAAACAGCGCCCTTCTGTGACTTTTCTTTTTGTTCAATGTTTTGACTCGCTTCATGTGCCTCATGGTAAACCTCTATATGTGATCTTTTTTCTTGAGAAGCATCTTGTCTAAGTCTTCCCTCGGGGGAAAGCTGTCCAGTTTCAAACCGAGACGCAACCCCATGCAGGAGAGGATCTCCTTTATCTCGTTCAAAGACTTCCTGCCGAAATTTTTCGTCATCAGGATCTCCTGCTCTGTCTTCTGAACAAGCTCTCCGATGTACTTGATATCAGCGTTTTTCAGGCAATTCGCGCTTCTTACGGACAATTCAAGCTCATCAACGCTTCTGAAGAGGTTTTCATTGAAGTCGTGTTTGTCGGCGATCTTGTCCTCAACGATATCAGCCTCTTCGATCTCTTCAAAGTTGATAAAGATCTTCATCTGCTCCCTGATGATCTTAGCTCCAAAAGAAAGTGCGTCCAGAGGATCAACGCTGCCATCCGTCCAGATCTCCATGGTCAGCTTATCGTAGTCCGTTCTTCTGCCGACCCTTGCCTGGGTTACATTATAGCTTACCTTCCTGATGGGAGAAAAGATAGCGTCGATAGGTATGGTACCGATAGGATCGTTCTCATCGATATTCATCTCTGACGGCAGATACCCCCTCCCAAGTTGTGCCTTCATCTCCATGTACAGGTGTGCGTCGTCGCTTAAGTGGGCGATATGAAGGTCGGGATTGACAACGTCGACACCGCCATCATGGGTGATGTCACCCGCCTTGACCTCTTTTTTGTCTTTCACGTCTATCTTTAAAACCTTTTGCTTATCATCAGTAACCTTCAAAACAACCTTTTTCAGGTTCAGAATGATCTCAGTTACATCTTCCTTAACCCCTCTGATCGTAGAAAATTCATGTTCTACACCGTTGATCCAGACGGAAGTAATAGCGCCGCCCATAATAGAAGAAAGAAGAACCCTTCTTATGGAGTTCCCTATTGTTATCCCATATCCCCGCTCAAAAGGTTCCGTGGAAAACTTCACATAGTCATGCTCTTTCTTCTCTATCTCGATCTTTGTCGGTCTTATAAGTTCCTGCCAGTTTTTTTCAAACATAGGTATCTACCCTCCTTGGGGCAAAGCTATCTTGAATAGTATTCTACGATGAGCTGTTCTTTAATGGGCATCGTGATGTCGTCGCGTGTAGGCAGAAGCTTGATCGTACCTTTCATGTTATCTTTATCCAGCTCGATCCACGACGGGATCCCTCTTCTCACCACTGATTCAAGAGCATTTTTGACGCTTGGCAAGTCTTTGTGTTTTACCGAAACCTCATCGCCCGGCTTTACAAGGAACGACGGCGTACTAACCTTTTTCCCGTTGACCAAAATGTGGCTGTGTGATACCAGCTGCCTTGCCTCTTTCCGGGACGTTGCAAATCCAAATCTGAAGACCATGTTATCAATCCTTCTCTCGAGCAAGACAAGGAAATTTGTTCCCGTGATACCTTGCTTGCGCTCCGCCATTTCGAAAAATCTTTTAAATTGTTTTTCGCTGAGTCCATAAGTCCTTCTCAGACGCTGCTTTTCCCTTAACCTCAACCCATATTCAAGAAATTTACCCCTCGTTTCAACATGCACACCGGGCGGGTAGTTTCTCTTCTCAATCGCACATTTCTCGGTATAACACCTCTCCCCCTTGAGAAAAAGTTTAATCCCTTCACGTCTGCATAATCTGCATGATGGTCCTACATATCTTGACAAAGCTTGCCTCCTTACACTCTTCTTCTTTTAGGTGGCCTGCACCCGTTATGTGGTATCGGCGTTATATCTCTGATGAGATGGATCTTAAGCCCCGCGCTCTGAAGAGCCCTGAGCGCCGCCTCTCTTCCTGCCCCGGGTCCTTTGATATATACATCGACGGTCTTCATGCCGTTCTCGATTGCTTTCTTCGCCGCGTTCTCTGCTGCAAGCTGGGCTGCAAAAGGCGTGCTCTTCCGCGAACCCTTGAAGCCGACAACGCCGCCACTCGACCATGCGACAACATGTCCCTGGGGGTCGGTAATTGTAATGATAGTATTATTAAAACTCGACTGGATGTAAACACCGCCGACGGGAATGTTCTTTTTTACCTTCTTCTTACCGGTTTTTTTCGTTTTTGCCATCTATACACCTCATTATTTTCGTTTCATCGAGGTCTTCCGCGGACCCTTCCGTGTCCTGGAATTGGTCCGTGTCCTCTGTCCCCTTACCG includes:
- a CDS encoding heavy metal translocating P-type ATPase codes for the protein MPEKIELPITGMSCAACAARIEKELNKLDDIGEAHVNFPLKKAVIIPKRELEMKEVISIIRDIGYDVDIEGDVTIRAQKEEAVLKRDFIWSVSFSAVIMVFSMWVVLPYNNFVLLLLAMPVQFYFGLRFHKSTLLNLKHFTADMNTLISVGTSAAFFYSAFVTFFPHVIAAAGVMPMTYFDSSATIITLILLGRYFESKAKTRTYTAIKMLYELSPKECVVLKDNKETRVPTDSLEVGDRVLVRPGEKIPIDGEVAEGKTYVDESMITGESMPVSKTIGDEVIGGTINGKGSITVKTIRIGKDTVLAKVIRLVEEAQFTKAPVQRLADKVAGVFVPIVILISIAAFVVWFIAGPDPKITNALLSFVSVLIIACPCALGLATPTAIMVSTGVGAKRGILIKNAESLELTNKVQHVLFDKTGTLTEGVIVLSEIIPLNHFAGKDILYIAFNLEKQSEHPFSEALRKKAEELKIEAVKVDDFEAIVGKGIRGKVDGREYFIGNVALYEDTGKTLDQAIRESYHEKERQGTSPVLVWGKENLMGILTFSDRVRDEARGVVKDLKDMGITSAMITGDSMEGAKTISEKVGIDTYFYRILPDKKAEIVEDFKKKGITVMVGDGINDAPSLATAHVGVAMGKGTDIAIESADIVLMKGQLSRLVTLIKLSKKTLWIIKENLFWAFIYNIIGIPIAFGALYPFFGIRLEPMFGAMAMVISSISVVSNSLRLKLFRE
- a CDS encoding GDP-mannose 4,6-dehydratase — its product is MKKFRNKEVLITGGLGFIGSNLAIALVRLGARVTIIDNMLPRQGGSLFNVKDIADKVKVNFSDVRNELSMNHLVKGKDYVFHLAGQVNHVDSMRNPIQDLDINCKGTLVLLEALRRHNIGTRVIFAGTRGEYGSSVKLPVDEDHPTNPKGIYAVTNLTAEKMVLVYDDVYKIRGACLRITNTYGPRHQMMHDEYGVFNWFIRKAMDNEAIPVFGDGRILRDFLYVDDLVECMLMTAMTDAAYGKVFNVGTGSPVSFYDLAKTIVKITGTGKTKFTEFTRERKEVEPGDYYADISHIKKIVKWEPKTSLDEGIRKTVAYYKKYKKEYWR
- a CDS encoding glycosyltransferase family 4 protein; its protein translation is MKILQLFSDWKWTGPAEPVVSLCEALNVQGVDVTLAYRKTPLEFHERTVEKQVKQRAIRYYEGLRLNRYFSFRDWYHDMQHLKDYVSRENVDIIHTNLSHDHYTAVISTLFAGTRPLIIRTDHKRDGMPDNLFMSWALRKTDGIVTYSEKLRKQDIKRFDFPDARTSAVPPAIRAYEGPVKKMRNVFGIKPDERVIGVIGRLKPDRGYDIILRAFKKLKDRQGKVKLLIMGRSSQIEKSIKRPLAELGLEQDVILAGYRVEDYFSVIATFDIFVMMRAGSDGSARALREVMGMGRPAIVSDAGMLPELVDNGKTGFITTWDADDLSKKMETLLWDEGMRKTFGANAARIAREKWDYRAQAGQLKDFYERLMLMGKRKNSPKLNVTP
- a CDS encoding DNA-directed RNA polymerase subunit alpha yields the protein MFEKNWQELIRPTKIEIEKKEHDYVKFSTEPFERGYGITIGNSIRRVLLSSIMGGAITSVWINGVEHEFSTIRGVKEDVTEIILNLKKVVLKVTDDKQKVLKIDVKDKKEVKAGDITHDGGVDVVNPDLHIAHLSDDAHLYMEMKAQLGRGYLPSEMNIDENDPIGTIPIDAIFSPIRKVSYNVTQARVGRRTDYDKLTMEIWTDGSVDPLDALSFGAKIIREQMKIFINFEEIEEADIVEDKIADKHDFNENLFRSVDELELSVRSANCLKNADIKYIGELVQKTEQEILMTKNFGRKSLNEIKEILSCMGLRLGLKLDSFPPREDLDKMLLKKKDHI
- a CDS encoding glycosyltransferase family 2 protein is translated as METADNNPLVSIVIPTYNYANYLPAAITSCLQQTYKNLEIIVVDDGSTDNTRAVVEGFRDSVRYIRQDNRGVSSARNRGLEGAQGSFITFLDADDALTTDSIEMRVLILTENKDADFVISSTLSKHAPDETPYLHDKTGQSFFSERLYEDLLCRRISFATCAVLMRTVVAKAFAFPTHISNGEDIVYFTKVFFQRKGYFLATPTAITFSHPDSLRHNVEQLKRQGIDFVTAVIDDLYYKGALDYLRNDLIANRYMELFRRYYASGDKRLARECYIKGIRTKPGKLSRIDYLVKFIKMYF
- a CDS encoding DegT/DnrJ/EryC1/StrS family aminotransferase, with protein sequence MIVKMFNLERDHEDIKKDLLRIFEDVLSDGEFIQGKEVKALEESFASYIGVKYAIGVGNGTDAIRIGGLALDLKAGDKFVTTPNTYVASAMALSMQGLVPLFCDIELETYNIDPEKLEDLLKREKDIKLCIPVHLYGHPCRMDEIMRVCKTYGVKVMEDACQAHGALYKEKKVGSFGDVAAFSFYPTKNLGCYGDGGIVVTDSEEIYRRAMMLRNYGQTDKHVHAIEGFNSRLDEVQAAFLKYKLKQLDYWNEKRRHNAWLYRKELENSPLILPTEASWARHVYHLYVVRSKERDSLRQYLSDNGVMTLIHYPTPIHLQGAYSSLGFKEGSFTNAEQVAREIISLPMYPTLKQDEIIHVCKCIRGFYGL
- a CDS encoding glycosyltransferase family 2 protein, giving the protein SVYMITFNNNTTIEGALKSVSGWADEVIVVDSHSTDGAIETIQRYTDKLYQFDTTDQREKYQSAQNLCSNIWVLFIDADEWLTEEFKTEVAGIVADDTPYNGFIAYRRNIYLGREIRHGGWYPDYEIRLYKKDRGSWQGGIHAKVHVEGKIGRLKSHYMHIPYADTAHQIRTIDRYSGAFADDLYKSNRHFHLFNMLTRPVYRFFRDYIFKMGFLDGIPGVIICASTMYYVFMKHAKLWEMERRYGRNEEIQK
- a CDS encoding glycosyltransferase family 4 protein, with amino-acid sequence MKIGIAVYNFNPKKGGAERYAYDLATILSRRGHEIFIFCSMGIEVPGITLVRFNTMPFPRWLRTLSFALNHRKYVRLFNLDVMLGFGNTLDLDVYQSHGGIQRIWMEREIASYDDPKERSLKAFLLRRSINQMIQRWIEEFPIRSRRYSRIVAISDMIKGHMAGHYNLADDSIDVVYNGVDTERFRPAAVIPDGPPRILFSAGNFRLKGLSPLLSALGEVSKETKDFRLIVMGRGRKERYIKMIDALNIANNVTFLGESSSPENVYRDAHILVHPTFYDACSLTTMESMASGLPTITTKWNGAATLISENEGYVIDEPRDVASLASAIKALLDRDRMRSMGAAARAKLEDFTIEKNAAAMERICKEAADSKRGKGSK